The genomic stretch tagtttcgagtcacagagggactcttgagCAACGGGCGCAGACACAcagatgatgatgaagagtccctctgtgattcgaaactagtagagcttttctccattaatgtacgtgagtaaaccgtgattttaattaatttaacatagttaatctttttttatcattttttaaacattgccgcacactagtattttctcctgtatcgttagtgcgtttacaaacatacaagttcacatacacatgacacccagacccgaacaattcgtggatcacacaaagagttgtaaCATGTGAAGTTTTCCAAgttctatgtactttctaaaattatttagacaccactgacaaacgatgaaggaaaacatattgtagaaaccttttttttttgagggcggaaaatcatccaatgacttttctaggcttgggcgaggcgagagggagtgtcagactcttactgactaaaaaccaccgcgttcctactcctgcttttcgaaccggagccccggtaacccggtaggtagtctgcagctccggaacatGTATCTGTCATGGGCTATTGATATATCAAATACAATCTTTATGATGAAACTAattggatgttttttttatgaaacaccgtaaacgagcagacgtatcacctgatggtaaacaatcgccgccgcccatggacacttgaaacaccagagttacaagtgcgttgccggccttaggtggttaggaatttaagggttgttggggaatcggggattgggaagtttgggaagggggtaattgggcctccggtaacctcactaacacaacgaaacacaacgcaagcgttatttcacgtcagttttctgtgatgaTGAAGGGTATAAAGAAATCAGTTTATTTACCTTTAGTTTTATCCAATACAAGTGCACTGAGCCACAGTTAAAAATTAACTGCTGATCGCTTTGGCACTGAATACTGTTGACACAGTTTTTTAACCAAACGGGGTTAGGACCCACTTTCATCTTGTATCTAGATCGATAGTCGATCTAGAATTATATTTTACCACATATTAAATACTAAGGGAGCCCAcgaactttgtttcgcctttttttgacggggaaaatcatcattaagtgtgaaagagccatgcttcggcactgctgggccggctcgaccggagtaataccacggccgagtaaaaaaccgacgtgaaacaacgcttgcgttgtttttcgttgtgtaagtgaggttactgaagacCCAATTAtctcccttcctaatcttcccaaccTCCAATTGCCCAACAAttcttatattcctaaccccaaaaggctggcaacgcacttgtaaagcctctggtgtttcggttgtccatgggcgccgacgattgctaaccatcagcaAATCCGTTgttagtttaccggcttacaaaatggaaaaaaagagcgaaatcggttcagctttTCTCGAGATATGCGCTAACACATTCATCGCTTCGTTATTATAAATCAgtgagataaaaaaatatcctatcatccaaatcagctcatacctgATACAAtagtctgtataccaaatttcatcaaaatccgttcagtagtatCAGAATGACGGACAAAATAATATCCAAACATTCACATATGGATATAAGTGTGTGTTTAttgaagggagaaaatcatccaatggcttctcccgccttgggcgaggcgagaaaaagtgtgactctcactgactaaacaccatccagttcctactcttgcttttcaagccggagccccggtaacccgttaggcagtccgcaactccggacaTTAATGTATTGTGATGTGTTGTGACGtcatgtgatgtgatgtgatgtgacatGACATGATGTGacgtgatgtgatgtgatgtgatgtaaaCATGACACAATTTTTTCCTAAATtctgtataaaattaaacaatcactttttacttatttttcttgAAGAGTCAATCATCCAATAGAAGACATTATcaggatcaggtatcagccttTCTGGGCCCCATCAGTGGTGATCGGATGGCTCTTTGACTGGTGGTTACATAATGGTGATAAACCTCTGCCGGTTACCTTTCCAGGAAagaaaccatattttttttataacgtcacgcctttaatccccgaaggggtgggcagaggtgcacattatggcacataatgccaatgtacacccacatttcacaatttatgttgtaagtcccatgtaataggtggtgagcctattgccatataccgggcacatttcaaatgagaaattttcgaaaaaaggaaaaaaagcccagtaatacttgcccgacccggcaatcgcacttgcaaccacttggccaacgaggcagtctagagaaactatattacttttaaattattttaaatcgcGATGGCCTCTCCACCTTTCTAGTTggttacaaaacattttaatttcattatatgtAGTTTACTGACCGGTCAAGATGCGTTTCTTAacaattttagtattattttcttttatctataTAGTTTCGTGCAAAACCCATGTGAAGGCTTTGACTGAATCCATGGGCCAAGAGGTGATTGAAATCAGCAACCCAGTTAAAGGTAATAcagtaatttttaataattttcagaactgatacgaccttcaagaaaagaccatactcctttttaaaaggccggcaacgcacctgtgattcctctgttgtttcaagtttccatgggcggcgctgatcgcttaccatcagatgatacgtttgctcgtttgccacctattccataaaaaaaactttatggtataagccggtaaacgagctgatggatcacctgatggtaaagaACCggcgcccgtggacacccgcaacaccagaggtgttactaGTGCGTTTTTTTTAAGAAGTACTTACCTCCAGTAACCTCCACTCATATGGCGAAACATAATGTTAGTttaaggaacagagagtaaagttccctaagtaaagcaatatcctccgaccaggcggtgatcgtgtctggcagctttctgcccaactgtagttcgttgggattgtctatccatgtttattcgtttGTAAACTTCAAATGAGATCGTTGTAGTGTACAGATACCGGAGGCCCAAGTAACCCTCttcccaacaacacttaaattcccaacctccaaaaggccggcaaagcacttgtaacgcctctggtgctgcggactacctagcgggttaccggggctccggctcgaaaagcaggagtaggaacgggaaggcttttagtcagtaagagtctgacactcaacAAACACTGgttgattttctccccttaaaaaaacgcGGATATATAtaggcgatagcttaccatcaggtgacccgtctactcgtttaccggcttataccataaaataaaactacttattATGCTCCAGAATTACCAATGGGTTTGGATGAAGAACCGCTTTCCGAGAAAGAAgacataaaaaaacctaaagaATCTCCTTCACTCaagggaaaatataaaaaaatgtcaaccGTACGTGAATTCATTacctacacgagtcactgtttacatgttaccattagctcatgacgatacctaagtacgtgtcgcctggacagtccacgctaccatcagttgactggacaatctctacactacacgagtcactgtttacatgttaccattagctcatgacgatacctaagtacgtatcgcctggacagtccccgctaccatcagttgactggacaatctctacactacacgagtcactgtttacatgttaccattagctcatgacgatacctaagtacgtatcgcctggacagtccacgctaccatcagttgactggacaatctctacactacacgagtcactgtttacatgttaccattagctcatgacgatacctaagtacgtatcgcctggacagtccacgctaccatcagttgactggacaatgtctacactacacgagtcactgtttacatgttaccattagctcatgacgatacctaagtacgtatcgcctggacagtccacgctaccatcagttgactggacaatctctacactacacgagtcactgtttacatgttaccattagctcatgacgatacctaagtacgtatcgcctggacagtccacgctaccatcagttgactggacaatctctacactacacgagtcactgtttacatgttaccattagctcatgacgatacctaagtacgtatcgcctggacagtccacgctaccatcagttgactggacatctacactacacgagtcacagTTTAGTTTTGATATATTGCAGGTAAGTGgcaaagaaaatatgaaagatGTCGACAAGATTGATGGACTAAACCCAGAAAGCGAGGAAGATAGGATAGAGAAGGAACTAGCAGAAATATACAAAGATACTGCTGGTCAGTAGAATAATAAGTCTTATTCTTTtggtataagttttatttttgtatggtataagtcggtaaacgagcagacggatcacttaatggtaaacaatcgccgccgcccatggacacttgaaacaccagaggtgtttcTGTATCTGGACAGGCGCGCTTTAACCAGGGACCTTAGTCTggtattacaattgtgtcattTGGTTGGTTGGatctatgtaggttgtatagctccatccctcttgcactgctcagtgatcgaccattctgacacaattgtaatagcagactaaggccccagaggtgtttcaagtgtccatgggcggtccaaggggggaattgggcctccggtaacctcactcacacaacgcaagcgttgtttcacgtcggttttcggtgaggccgtggtatcactccggtcgagccggcccagccaTGCTGAAAttaggctctcccacactttacttttaaaaattttaaaatcgcGATGGCTTCTCCACgtcgcttgaaacaccagaggcgttacaagtgcgttgccggccttttggggggtaaggaatttaagggttgttggggaatcagggattgggaagcaTATAGGTGaaagagggacttttcatcatgaacAGCATCTAAATAAATGTACGTGAgcaaaccgtaatttttagttaatttcgtatgtctcacgatagttccttttttttttgttttacgtttgatgggtcgacgtttgaccgctatctcgcctgatggtaagtgatgatgcggcctacgatggagcacgtctgcccataagcagcctattcactcgggctttgaagacacccaggttatacccatcaggaaacacagactccggcaaggagttccactccctagcagttcgcacaaggaagcttcgtgcgagtgggtgggatatctatcTATAAAGcgatgatataaaaatatagttgatCCATATACAATTTGGACTCCCCAATACAAAATTTAGCAggaaattaaaggttttttatcattttttgttGTCACTACTAAGAAACAATAATGATTTGATATGatagtatatttatatacagTGAAACGTCGATTAGATATGACAGTAACAGTTATCATATTATAAAATCTAGTATGAGTCATGCCATGGCCGACTAAGTATAATTTCACCACAGAGGTGACAGTGAATATATTTGTCACTGTCCCTAGTTTTATTGCCGGTGTCGTATACTCGATAAAGGGGCTTCTTTCCTTTTCTTATAAAtcttttcttataaaatgtgggagagctatgcttcggcacgaattggctgtctcgaccggagtgataccacggcctcacagaaaaccgacatgaaacaatgtttgtgttgttttgttgtgtgagcgaggttacctgAGACCCAATTACACCTCttccctttcccaatccccgattcaccaataacccttaaattcctaacccccaaaaggtgggcaacgaacttgtaacgcatctggtgtttcaagtgtccatgggtggcggcgattgcttaccatcacgtgatacCTACTTTTGAAAtagggaaaataatccaatggtAAGATATTTAGGAAAATGATCCAATGGACTCTCCCGTCTTGGacgcggcgagagggagtatcagactcttactgactaaaaaccactccgttcctactcctacttttcgagccgaagcccggTAACTatctaggtagtctgcagctccgggtcggcatcagccctactgagacCCATcggtggtggtctgatggctctttgacgcGCGCGCAGTACGAGACGTGCGGTACACAAGTAGTATTGTTCTGGTTAAGCGGCGAGCTTctcttgctcgccgtctgcagAGTCGCATTTACGATAACCGGAGATCGGCACACGATAATTTTTGGTGCTTCAAAAAGAAAGACGTCCTACTCGTGTGCTGGTAGTACGTAGAATACGCACCACGTCATGATACGTCCCCGCGTCCCTATTCCCGTCCGTTTGCAGACGTTAGATAACGAAATTGCCACTATTGgccaaaatgttaaaaaaatatgtctcaaTAAACGTCTAACCATAGTGCGAAGAATTGATGTGTCACTACATATACCACGTGATCGAGTACCGTCCGCGAAAGGGTTAATCCTATTAATAAttcccggcttcaaagccttgaacacaggcgcaaggtcgcaagcctttccgttttttaccggattcatttcggagagtgtgcggggaattgcacaacttggtTCCCCCTAGTcttttccatcatcgaaccacaagacaatcagtgggcttcatggtagatatcccacccactcgcacgaagcgcttcgcttcaagcttccttgtgcgaactgctagggagtggaactccttgccggagtctgtgtttcctgatgggtataacttgggtgtcttcaaagcccgagtgaataggttgcttatgggcaaacgtgctccaccgtaggccgcatcttcacttaccatcaggtgagatagcggccaaacgtcgaaccattaaatataaaaaaaaatagttcttAATTTTCAAGGATACTAATTCAAGTCCAATTGTACACAGATTACAAAAGCGAGAGCGGTGAAGAGGAAGTCGCTAAAGAAGCATCCGTGGACCACCACACGTTGGAGCCGACCGTTCAGGAATACAAGGCCAAATACGACGAGAGCGCTgatgaaaatgatgaaattataaaaaacaccGATGCACCTATCGCAAGACAGCGAAACAGGTAAGAATTGTGattaggttgcttatgggcagacgtgctccatcgtaggccgcatcatcacttaccatcaggcgagatagcggccaaacgtcggctcatcaaacataaaaaaaagaattaaggcaagcgtccacaggcccgcatcgcacgcaacggattttagtttgtcttgtatagaaactcatacaactgcgtccactgatccgcatcgtacgcatcgcacgcaatggattttagtttgtcttgtatagaaactcatacaactgcgtccactgatccgcatcgtacggaccgcatcatcagcaatgcctacatcaTACGATGCGGgccgatgacgtcatatggaatgcCGATGCCACAAATCCGAATGAAAGTGacatcggcaatccgattgctgatactcgcgtTGGCAATTcgaacgctgccgatacagtggacgcagtctgaaaaattaatccgtttgatgcgtacgatgcgtacaatacgggcctgtggacgcttacttttaaACCTCTTCGCACCCGgtatataaaacacaatagaaaatacaatgtaaccaagtattgtattgtgaacctgattgaaaaagagtaacctatagagtttcttgctcgttcttctccataggaatctacactttggaacgagcaaatagagcaactagaggactgaccgacatgCGACCGacagatgttattaatattattatatttgctttgacgttcaaaagtggcttcctggtctatttgaaataaataattttgactttgactttcactttgactgtatgtatgtatgtttttctttttcagctTCAAAATCCACCCCGACTCGACTCGCAAGGCTGATGTGGAACGGTTCAGGACTTCTGTGGAAGACATCAACTGTGATGTGAACAAACAGTTGCTTCACCAGGAAAACGAAAAGCCATTCACTGTAAGTCTTTGAACACATCATCAGActtattattatgatcggcttactcacgtaaatgtttgacgaggaactcgactagtttcaagccatgcaagaggctcattttgcgtcgacccgagaatcaaaCCTAACACCTACGCAGCAAACGCggctaacgagccaacatcgccGCGCGCaccggatagtacgcgcgattccaggcagagggcgcgatggacgcgaaactcgagtcgccagcagtcgccgcgtcgtgtgtcgcgaaatactgttc from Spodoptera frugiperda isolate SF20-4 chromosome 19, AGI-APGP_CSIRO_Sfru_2.0, whole genome shotgun sequence encodes the following:
- the LOC118281240 gene encoding uncharacterized protein LOC118281240 isoform X1, which encodes MRFLTILVLFSFIYIVSCKTHVKALTESMGQEVIEISNPVKELPMGLDEEPLSEKEDIKKPKESPSLKGKYKKMSTVSGKENMKDVDKIDGLNPESEEDRIEKELAEIYKDTADYKSESGEEEVAKEASVDHHTLEPTVQEYKAKYDESADENDEIIKNTDAPIARQRNSFKIHPDSTRKADVERFRTSVEDINCDVNKQLLHQENEKPFTVQRDEAARGLRSRRAAVAEVPSESGSISAKQPLCEPEPEKKSNAFYTTATQLPLFAAIFCTIFKYI
- the LOC118281240 gene encoding uncharacterized protein LOC118281240 isoform X2 is translated as MRFLTILVLFSFIYIVSCKTHVKALTESMGQEVIEISNPVKELPMGLDEEPLSEKEDIKKPKESPSLKGKYKKMSTVSGKENMKDVDKIDGLNPESEEDRIEKELAEIYKDTADYKSESGEEEVAKEASVDHHTLEPTVQEYKAKYDESADENDEIIKNTDAPIARQRNSFKIHPDSTRKADVERFRTSVEDINCDVNKQLLHQENEKPFTSISAKQPLCEPEPEKKSNAFYTTATQLPLFAAIFCTIFKYI